From Pseudothermotoga thermarum DSM 5069, a single genomic window includes:
- the rpmG gene encoding 50S ribosomal protein L33: protein MKIKVALKCSECGRRNYYKDKNKNSKVKLSLRKYCPFCNKHTVHNEVK from the coding sequence GTGAAAATCAAAGTTGCTTTGAAATGCTCTGAATGCGGCAGAAGGAATTACTACAAAGACAAAAACAAAAACTCGAAAGTGAAGTTAAGCCTTAGGAAATATTGCCCGTTTTGCAACAAACATACTGTTCATAACGAAGTGAAATAA
- the secE gene encoding preprotein translocase subunit SecE, giving the protein MEKIKKFFREVFAEAKKTKWPTRKELVTSTSVVLVILLVMGVYFFVLDLLLSGAIRALLTALGIR; this is encoded by the coding sequence ATGGAGAAGATCAAGAAATTTTTCCGAGAAGTATTCGCTGAAGCGAAAAAAACAAAATGGCCCACCAGGAAGGAGCTCGTTACTTCCACGTCGGTTGTTTTAGTTATCCTCCTTGTAATGGGAGTTTATTTTTTTGTACTTGATTTGCTGCTATCAGGAGCGATAAGAGCTCTTTTAACTGCACTTGGCATAAGGTGA
- the nusG gene encoding transcription termination/antitermination protein NusG, with protein MRKKWYVLWTMAGLEQAAKEHLEAKIKSAKAERLFGRIVIPEEVIIDATSKSLKRITVSPNAKLYVKNGSDVNKGDLLAEEPPIHARHSGTIVSVRNYRKVTIETIDKKYSKTYYLPEGSKLESGIKVGARIRQGMPLTKDLEVISEIDGKIVENERVKRVEIQQENGEIDVYHIPIQVFDSEKVYKGKHVRNGELLAEGRKIYAPSSGRVEIADLGTRKEIRIAKTQRRRLFPGYIFVEMIMNDETWQFARSVPNIIDFVSSGGQPLELKPKEVRAILRLAGLESYEERAKPSKVEIDFQVGDVVKIISGPFEDFAGVVREVDPEKQELKVAVTIFGRETPVVVKTSEVEKIT; from the coding sequence GTGAGAAAAAAGTGGTACGTGCTTTGGACAATGGCAGGTTTAGAACAAGCGGCAAAGGAACATCTCGAAGCTAAAATAAAGTCTGCGAAAGCAGAAAGATTGTTTGGTAGGATCGTGATCCCAGAGGAAGTTATAATTGATGCCACGTCAAAATCGCTTAAGCGAATCACTGTTTCGCCAAACGCCAAACTTTATGTGAAAAATGGTTCTGACGTTAACAAAGGAGACTTACTTGCTGAAGAACCGCCAATTCATGCCAGACACAGTGGAACCATAGTTTCCGTGAGAAACTATCGAAAAGTCACAATTGAAACGATAGACAAAAAGTATTCGAAGACTTATTATCTTCCGGAAGGTTCAAAACTCGAAAGCGGAATAAAAGTTGGCGCTAGAATACGTCAAGGCATGCCCTTAACCAAGGATTTAGAAGTTATTTCTGAGATAGATGGAAAAATTGTTGAAAATGAACGAGTAAAAAGGGTTGAAATTCAGCAGGAAAACGGTGAAATAGATGTTTATCACATCCCAATTCAAGTTTTTGATAGCGAAAAGGTTTATAAAGGAAAACACGTTAGAAATGGTGAGCTTCTTGCTGAGGGTAGGAAAATTTACGCTCCATCAAGCGGAAGAGTTGAAATAGCAGACCTTGGTACCAGAAAAGAAATAAGGATTGCAAAAACTCAACGAAGAAGGCTTTTTCCAGGTTATATATTTGTTGAAATGATAATGAACGACGAAACTTGGCAATTTGCCAGATCTGTACCTAACATCATCGACTTTGTTTCATCGGGTGGACAGCCTTTGGAACTCAAACCTAAGGAAGTTAGAGCTATTTTAAGATTAGCAGGTTTGGAATCCTATGAAGAACGTGCTAAACCTTCCAAGGTCGAAATCGATTTCCAAGTTGGAGATGTGGTGAAAATAATTTCTGGTCCATTCGAAGATTTTGCTGGTGTTGTTAGAGAAGTTGATCCCGAGAAACAAGAGCTGAAAGTTGCTGTTACCATATTTGGAAGAGAAACACCGGTTGTTGTCAAAACATCTGAAGTTGAGAAAATAACGTAA
- the rplK gene encoding 50S ribosomal protein L11, with amino-acid sequence MAKKVVAEVRLQLPAGKATPAPPVGPALGQRGVNIMEFCKRFNAETADKAGMILPVIVTVYEDRSFTFVVKTPPASFLLKKAAGIEKGSGETKRKTVGKVTRKQIEEIAKIKMPDLTANDLEAAMRIIEGTAKSMGIEIVD; translated from the coding sequence ATGGCGAAGAAAGTGGTAGCTGAGGTTAGGTTACAGCTTCCAGCTGGTAAAGCTACACCAGCACCACCAGTTGGACCAGCTTTAGGTCAGCGTGGAGTAAACATAATGGAATTTTGCAAAAGATTCAACGCAGAAACAGCTGACAAAGCCGGAATGATCTTGCCTGTCATAGTCACAGTCTATGAAGATCGTTCATTCACGTTTGTTGTAAAAACCCCGCCGGCATCATTTTTGCTGAAGAAAGCTGCGGGTATTGAAAAGGGGTCTGGTGAAACGAAGAGAAAAACCGTTGGTAAGGTTACCAGAAAGCAAATAGAAGAAATAGCAAAAATAAAGATGCCTGATTTAACGGCAAATGATTTGGAAGCAGCAATGAGGATAATTGAAGGTACTGCAAAAAGTATGGGCATAGAAATCGTAGACTAA